The following are encoded in a window of Dendropsophus ebraccatus isolate aDenEbr1 unplaced genomic scaffold, aDenEbr1.pat pat_scaffold_787_ctg1, whole genome shotgun sequence genomic DNA:
- the LOC138779845 gene encoding major centromere autoantigen B-like — protein sequence MDAPWIFRDDKYPLHGWIPSLETIVETDEEEEADEAADFSSEIDDDEEDGAAADIPSEIDVDEEEDVADDIPREEEEDEEDKGTAVEIPRSSSRRRSILSRLRALFCCCCATKEE from the exons atggacgccccatggatattcag agacgacaagtacccgcttcacggttggatcccgagcctggagaccatcgt tgagactgacgaagaggaggaggcggacgaGGCTGCAGACTTTTCCAG tgaaatcgacgacgacgaggaagatggcgcggctgcggacatccccag tgaaatcgacgtcgacgaggaagaggacgtggctgacgacatccccag agaagaagaggaggacgaggaggacaaAGGGACGGCcgtggagatccccag aagcagcagcaggaggagatccatcttatccag actgcgggcgctgttctgctgctgctgcgccaccaaggaggagtaa